A region of the Zootoca vivipara chromosome 3, rZooViv1.1, whole genome shotgun sequence genome:
tagggacaacatttgccctcctccagtctgctggaacttcgtctgttctccaggaattttcaaagattattgccagtggttctgaaatcacctctgccagttcttttaatactcttggatgtagttcatctggccctggagacttgaatacatctaaactagccaagtattcttgtactacctccttacttattctgggctgtgtttcccctgctgaatcatctgctccatattcttcaggtcgggcgttgttttctttcttggagaagactgaggcaaagaaggcattgaggagttctgccctttctctgtcccctgtttgcatttcaccatcttctcctctgagtgaccccactgtttccttgtttttccttttgctacggacatacccataaaagccctttttgttgcttttaacctctctagcgagcctgagttcattctgtgctttagcttttctgactttgtctctacacgtgctggctatatgtttgaattcctctctggagatttccccccttttccattttttgtacatatcccttttaaatcttaactcagtcaaaagttctttagatagccagcctggcttctttaggcaccttccatgtttccgtctcattggtattgcctgaagttgtgcttttaatatctcccttttaacaaactcccaaccaacatgaactcccttcccttttagtattactgtacatgggatttcacccagcgtttccctaagttttctgaagttggctttcttaaagtctagaatttggaccttagtatgcttggttgctcctttccgctggataataaactccagaagagcatggtcactcccacctaatgatcctgccacttctaccccactaaccaagtcatcactattggttaggaccagatctaaaatggctgatcctcttgttgcttctcccactttctggacaatgaagttgtctgcaaggccagtgaggaatctgttcgaccttatgctcttggctgagtttgacatccaacaaatatcaggatagttgaaatcccccattactactatctcacttcctttggaatgcttggccatctgttccaggaaggcatcatctgtgtcctcagtttggcttggggatctatagtaaactcccacaatgagatcactgttgtttttctctcccttaattttgacccagatactctcaatttggctttgaagttttaaatcctggatctcttcacaggtatacatatccctaacatataaagctactcctcctcctttcctgtttggtctatttctcttaaatagattgtatccctctattactacattccagtcatgagactcatcccaccaggtttcagtgatgcctattatgtcatatttagtttgctgtaccaagagctcaagttcatcttgtttatttcccatgctctgtgcattagtatacagacattgaagaccgttgatcattcccccatgtctcttatttaaggatattttcgtcccaccactaggtctgcatgctgcttgctccatttggtccttgacatttggatgatcatcttcagcatttgatagactcctaccttcaggaccactgtctccctcccccacataagtcagtttaaagccctcctggtgaggtttttgagttttgtggcaaaaacattcctcccaacttttgtgaggtgcagtccatcacttgccagaagtccatcttcaagaaactgcagaccgtgatctaggaatccaaaccgttcctgtttgcaccatttgcgaagccagttgttcacttcccctatttttccctctctccctgggccatgtcgttcaactgggaggacagaagagatgacaatttgtgcatctaattgcttcaacttcctgcccagagcctcataatcatttttgatcttctgtaagctatggcttgcagtgtcattggttcccacatgcaccaaaaggaaggggtatttgtcggtgggttttatgattccttgcagctgttctgttacatctttgatcttggccccaggtagacagcacacctctcgagacatcttgtcaggcccacagatcactgcttctgtacccctcagtagggaatcccctatcaccactacacgcctcttcataggcttcgttgggattcttccatgtgctgtcccttccaaggttacctgcatattcccggaggactgactttgctgctcgtcttcatattcctcatcaactgtgatgagggagagatcctcaggtggagtctgttcctcgtcttccatgagcacttcaaaacggttgtgtaattctaagcactcagagcggtTGTGCAGTTAAACTAGAACTTgcagtttgacacacacacacacacacagagagagggagacagagagagagagagagagagagagagagagagagagagagagagagagagagagagagagagagattggtgtTTCCAACATGCTCCTTCAATAACTACCAGTCTGAGTTCATCATGCATAGGCAAGAAAAAGGGATGGCTGGCAGGAGGACAAACAGGGACAATGATGCTGGGGATAGCAGGAGCTTATGCATGGGAACagatcacagtgtgtgtgtgtgtgtgtgtgtgtgtgtgtgtgtgtgtgtgtgttagaagagTCCAAGCATGAGAACAGGGATGAGTGCCTTGTGTGGAGGTTGCCTCTGAAACCCTGCTGTGCTGAGATTCCGAGATTCCAAggtacttaccgtgtttctcccaaaataagacggccctcaaaaataagccatgtcaggctttttattagaagaataaatataagacatcccccgaaaataaggcggggggggggcaggtcggGATGGcgctaaggaagaggaagaggaagaggaaaaggaaaaggaagtttccTGTCGGCGCCCGGAAACGGATGTTCCTGCCCCACCAAATCACCCAGCAGCGTGTCCCACGTGGAGTCCAGACTGACcaggagccggcaagagctgcagcaggacctCCCGAGAGCCGACCAGCAGGACAGTGCGCTGAGCCCAGACCAAGCAGGACCCCACGAGGGCCGACCCAGGAGAGCCGGCAACAGCGCGCTGTGCCAATCCCCGAACCAGCGGGACCCGGCGAGCGGTGTAGCGCGAGCCGCAGGAAGCCCCGACACAGCGGGACGCGGCTAGAGGCGCAGCGCTCGCCGACCCCCGACACAGCAGGACCCGGTGAGAGGTGACCCCCGActcagcaggagccggcagcagccccagcaacgccgcgccgcaccgcttcaagccccgggacccagcagtgggctcagcgggcggcgcgcgaagacgcagcagccggcaggagccggcagcagccccagcaacgccgcgccgcaccgcgtcaagccccgggacccagcagtgggctcagcgggcggcgcgcgaagccgcagcagccggcaacagccggcagcagccccagccgcgccgtgccgcaccgcgtcaagcccagggacccagcagtgggctcagcgggcggcgcacaaagccgcagcagccggcaggagccggcagcagccccagccacgccacgccgcaccgcgtcaagcccagggacccagcagtgggctcagcgggcggcgcaagaaagccccgtaccatagttaaggtaacaatgctgtaccatgcttaattaaaaaaaaagacatcccccgaaaataagccgcgatgtggTTTTCtataggaaaaatgaatataagacgtgccttattttaggagaaacacggtagaatgcGCTGCACCCTCCTTCCCAGTTCTAGGCACTTGTCCCTTTAGCCCGAAACTGTGCCTCTTGGAGTAGAGAGGGATGCTCACCAAGGCAAGCAGATTTGTCAACCTCTCATGTCACCTATTCATCAAGCTACTGCTGCTTATTGCCAAATGCTCACAGAATGGATGGTGTGTCATGCTCCCCGTTATGAAAGTGTCATTATGACAGTGACATCTTCCTACCTCCTCATTACCATGTCAAGAGATGATAAAGTGTTTGCTTAGACAATTCGGTAAGATTTTGGCATCCTGGGGGAAAGAGACAAGAAGTCATTAACTCCCTCAACCTCTGAGGCATCTAAAAAAGCATGTGACAGACCCAGAGGGAACAGTATTGGCATGGCAAGAACTAAAAACAGGTGATAGCATCGTGATACATGCACCAGACAGATCTTAAAAGAATGTGATGAAAAGTAGAGATTCCTGAGCTGTGACATGGGCTGACATGTCTCTGGAGCGGTATTCTGTTCTGTATCTTCTTGCTTCTCAACCCCTTCTGCCCTGCCCCGTCCCAGTCTGGATTTTAAGAAAAAGTCATCACTCAGTTAGATAAAGGACCCTACACTTGCAGACACCCGGAATTTAGAATAATTTCTGGGGAAATCAATCACACCTTCTTCAGAAATCGGAATATTGCCATTTCATTTAAACCCATTAGCTACCTGGAATCTGGTGGCCATGTTATTGCAGAAGAATGGAAAAGATACAGCAGATCAAGCAAAATCTGCCAATGAACATGCAAaagctgctggagttttcagagctttGGCTTCCATTGGATCACAACTCTGAATATTAAGAGTTTGCACACTTTTATCCACATGAACTGATCTAGTAGAATATTTTGCTTCATGAAAGATGGAACAAGAAAATCTAAAGCATGCTTGGATAGACATAAAGCAAGCAACAAAGACTAATATATGTAGCTCTACCATATAGAGAGTTGCCAGCTTCTCAAAAGACAGCCACtgagggtaggattcaaacctCTGCCCTTTGGTAAAATACAGGATTTCAGACAATCCTGGGGCAAGTTACCCACTCTCTGCCTTTGTTGCAAGCACAAACTAGGAAAAGATGGCAAAGCAGCTGGTATGCTATTTTCTGCAGCAACATTATATAGAAATACATTCCTAACAGGTTGCATCAATCACCTGTTGCCACATTATCAAATTAAGAAAAGATGTGTAAAATGTAGTCACACATAAGCTGCAATGTAGAGTTCCTGAACACACTTTGAAACAGCCCATTCTCCAGCAGCTCTCTCTGCTGCTAAGTAGACCGTATATATTCTGGGTCTATTGCTAGCAAACCACAGAAAGTGTTTTAGGGGCCCACAAAACATTACTGTACATTCATCACAATTTGTGCTCATCATACTATCAGGGTTATATATGCAATCATAATTTCAATaccatttgcacctgcaaaacTTTAAGGGCAGATACCAGTATACTGCTTTGGCTGCAGTGAGCGTGCATCCTATAGCTTTCCTGCTAAAATCCCATAATGTTTAATACTACAAATGttcctacacacaaacacacacactttcaatttGTTATAGTACAAAAGCACATGGATTATGCTACTTCGGTTTTGAgttaaatacaaaacaaaactctgcaaATTAAAAACTAGCACAACAAGGAGTGAATTAAGCTAGAAGCTCCCTGTGATGTGACAGTCTTCTGCTAGGAGGGAGTTTGATACTTCCACCCCCACCTCATTCTCCTACACATGTAGGCCAGTCCAAGTCTATCCCAGCCAAAAATTCACTGTGAGATGACAAGCCACTATCTCTCAGCTTCAAAAGAAACATCATCTGACCTACTTTACAAGGTTGTAAGGATTACTTTAGATAATGCATTTAAAGTGCTTTGAACATTCTATACAAGTGCTATGTGCCCATCCCCCTTGTAGGAAAAGAGATTGCGTACTAGCCCGATGTGGTTGCAGGAGAGGTTGATGTGAGTCAGAGCCGTGTTCTGAGCAAGGACCTGAGAGAAAAGGGTTGCCGTTGGCTCCGACAACTCATTGCCACCCAAGTGAAGATTTGTCAGAGTGCCATTAGCCAAGAGGGCGTGGCAAATggcttggcctccctcatcctcAATGCAGTTGAGACGCATGTTGAGGGACGTCAGAATGGAATTCTTGGACAAGGCGTGAGCAATCGCCTGGGCTCCTGGAGCACGGATCCTGTTATCACAAAGGTTAAGGGTTACTATCTTGCTGCGGTTGATCAGTTTGCCAACAGCTCGTGCTCCCCGGTCTGCAATCAGATTGTGAGATAAGTTCAGTTCTGTTAGCGAGGGATGGTCTAACAGTTCATGGATCAGCACACGAGATTTTTCGTCATCCACTTTGCTTCGAGACAGTTTGAAGACCTGCAGAAGAATAAGGTTACACATTTTGATAACGAAAAATATTTcaggcaattttttattttattttttgcctcgaACTCCCACAGAACCACTCAGTTCTCACTGAAAGGCAAAGGATTCGGACAGTTCATTGCCTTAGCTGCTTTTTGAAAAAGTTCACGTATCAGAAGCAATAAGCGTATCCTGTATTTCCGGTAAAAGGCTATTAAACTGCTCTAACAATCTGGAACCACAAGGAGTCGTCTGAAAGGCTCCGTAGTTCAGACAGTAAGTCGGTGGTTAATTTTGCCTAATCTTCTCAGAGATATTCGAATTTAGAATCAAAGAATTCTCCATTGCCCCTAAGCAGGCTCAAGCCTTTATGTGATCTAAGCTGGCAGGTAGAGGGGTGGTTCAGTCATCAAGAGTGAGATACAACACAAGTCTTTCAAGTGATATAAGCCAATGGATAGCTTTTGTACACTACTGAGGGTGGTTTGAGGGTGTGGACTGCGGAGTTGAAAGGTCATTCCACCCATCctcttattattatattttagagGAACTGTAAGTCTCTAGCAACCAGTAGAGGTTATTGCTTGCCTTGCTTCCTCATTTAAACCTCTTATGCAGATGTCTACATTATAAATATATTGGGGAGGAGCAGTATGAAAAGGAACCTTAAGGCTGTTGTTTTAATGCAAGCCACATTAGGGCCAAACTCAACAAGATGTGGGAGACCCACGATTCAAtctctcttcttttgtttttttcttttaaagagttGCTGAAAAGGCCCACCCATGTTGGATTAGGCCTGTACCGCAGGAGGAAGACCTAACTCTTTCCTCCAAGTGATTTTCCTGATCTAGACTGCCACTTGAGGGAGGGATTTTGATCAGAGCAAGATGCTGAAATATGGGGTTAAATGCCCCCTCTCCTAGCACTACCGCTCCAGTCTGGAGGCTCTGTGGCTGCTTTTAAGAAACATAGAAATGTCAAGAGATTTAATAGTGGATCTCCCAAACCTTGCCTTATTTGgccttttttgggtgtgtgtgtgtttgatttaaATCCATGAGACTTGAAGTAGAGATTTAAGAGCTTATTTACCAAGGCTTCATCTCACTGCTTTAATGTTTAAAGCTCTAGTACCATGTCATACTGTCcaactttttaatttaaaaaaacaggtcACACATCTTCTGGGCCACACTTCTGGGCAAGTCACATGACCCACACCACAAtttcacacacccccaaaaaagcacttttttcagCGCAAATGGCCACTGCGATCTCATTCAAAAAAAGGGATGTCCCGTTGTTTCCAAGGTCCTTTGCACATCAACCTTGCACAGCTGGGATCAGGTGGGAAGAATCCGTGTGGTTGACCCCATCTACACCAGCTGATCTGAAGCTAAGGAAGCGTGGCTCGCATTGCTCGGCTGCAATGGCATCTAACTTCAATATAAGAGTGTTTGAGATTAGTATACAAGTATGGTGCAAAAGGGGCCCTCTGTGGGCATGGAAGTacatacagtaagcctgcaacttctgcacatttgtgtgcattcagctttccatacttagcaaaaaaaaaaggtttaaaaaatgagtggaaagggggcaggcatctgggaaaaaagactttggcaatcccacccgccattgcACCTAATATGCTTTGACtaaatgcaattttggctttaggcacgatcCCTGGAACGTAACCTAAGTTGTGGGCCTACTGTACTGATGTCAGGGAAGGATTTGGACAAAATTATCCACTAAAGGTTTAAAATTATCCTCTGACCCTTGGGAACCAACATTCTAGGTTCAGGGTTTCTAAATATTATAGAACTGTATATGGCAAGTTACTTTTAAAGTTGGACACTTCTTGACAGCATTGGCCAGGGAGCAGCAGTCCCGGTAGGTGAACTCAAAAAGATTCCACTCAAAATTCATGCCACAATCTTTAACGCCGTAAGATAAGTGCAGCTCCTCTAGGTGACAGAGCGCTGGAGTGAGAATGCTCATATCAAAATGGTCCATGGACGGTTCATCCATTCCAGAATCACTTTCTGTATCAGAGGCTTCTTCGTCTTCCTTCTTCTGATCTATTTTCACAGGTGGAAGGAACTGGTCGATATCTAGCTTCTTCACATATTCCTTGCAGAGTGGGATGACATCCAGGACCTGGTTGGGGTTCGTGGTGTCTGGAATGTAGAACTTCAAGATGTTCTCCAAGTGACGTTCAAAAAACATCCGTTTCCAGCTGTTTCCATAGCGGGACACGTCACAAACTGCCCATCTCGCAATGCAACATCGTTTCCAATAAATTTCATCACTAATCAGGTTGGCAGTCACAGTGAGGGGCAGACTTGTGGAGACCTTGTCCAGCACCTTCCTTTGGTGTTCAGGAAGGAGGCTATTCAAAATAGGATTACCTGGTTGGAAAGAAGAGAAGTGAACTTTTTGGAATGTGGTGTCTGTTTGCTGCTTTTTATAGCACCATGAAGATCTATTTGCTAGGTATagatagattatttatttattttgatttttaaattatccttcccaaagcagcttacagtagccaataaaacaacagaatacGCATCTCAATTATTACAAGAGAAtaagaaaaaacagcaacactaaaaaaaaacctcaaataacagcagtaaataaaacaagcagataAAATTTTGGCATTAGACTAGCACCAGCAGATTAAACAATTATTCAGACACAGCATCATATGTTGAAAACAACACACATTTGAGTTTGTACAAGTTTAGCAGTGCTTCCACTAAATAATCTTGAGAGGAGTAATTTGCTGAGGATGCTAAGAATTCCATTAGGAAGACCAAGCCCTACTCACAGAACAATCGTTTCCAGGATTCCCTAGGAACAAATGAAAGTTTTGTGTTATACTGTAGACTACAATGCTTCAAAACAAGGCAAAAATAAAGGTGTTGACTGGTTATCAAGCAGCAGCAGGCAAAGTGGTACCCTCTGAAAGTTgttaggactacagttcccatcaactaCATGGTCAGGAAGAAAGGGGGTTGtaatggagggcaccacattagctACCCTTGGTCTATGGAATAATTCCCTGGCATTTTAAAAGAGCCATTCCACTCAGTTTCATTTTTAGATACTCAATCCTCAATTGCATGTATAATTGCAACCTGTGATCTAAAGGTACATTCTCAACAAGAGAAACCAGAGGAGGAGAAATTACTTACTTTCAAAGTTGTTGATTATGTGCTGTATGCAGAGCTCTGTGAGCTGTGGCACTATAGCTAGACTCCACTCAGGATCCTCAGCTATAATCCGCCGCATTCGCCGGGGGTTAGCTGCTGGGTTTTTGGTACGGCTTGGGGGAGGGACTGCCTTTGGGTCTGCAGCAACTGGCTCCTGCATCTTGAAATCTTGAAGTGCTGGGGGTGACCCCCCCCTCTCTTAGAATGGCTTGAAAGTTCtgcgcaaactggaacactaaaGTTCAGCAGCCATTCTTCCTAGAAAAATCCAGAAGTCAGTACCACTCACTGATACTAATAAATACTACAAGTGTAGGGAGGAGGAAGTCCCTTACAACTACATTATTTAAATCTTTTATGTAGTCCAATCAATTATTAGCTCTACCAATGCACATACAAAACAAGGAAGGTAGACAGACTGTTTCACTGGACCAACTTCTGTGAATATAAGAACATATAATAACTGGAAATTGTTTACATCAGAAGTTTGTTTCACCTTTTCCTGAGCTATTAAATGTCTCCTAAAATGAAGCAATTAGAGGAAGTGACTCATACACAAATTggatttatctgaagaagtgtgcatgcacacaaaagctcataccaatgacaaactttgttggtctctaaggtgctgctggaaggattttttttattttgtttggatttATAAGCAAACTGAAGTGGTGGTTTCATATCAAAATGCAGCAGGGTGTCAGTGCAGGGGGCTCACATGatgtaaaaatatatttatacccagccagatgggcggggtataaataaattattattattattattattattattattattattattattataaaagccaacaacaacaaccaatcacAGAACAGAATCTGGCAGTCTCATTCTCCTTTCTCTGAACTAGTCTAATTTCACATGCCAATCTCACTTGCAGTACCCATAATTCTTAAGGACCATGCAGACAACATATTATCCAAGTTGCAGTTCATCCATTCAACATCCTAGGAGTTGAAGTGCCAAAACAGAGGCACAACACAATAGCAAAGTATAGTCTGCACATTTTGACTGGAGGGGATAGCTCTGAAGCAAGGGGATTACTGTAACTTGCTCCCCTAagtctctctttaaaaataagGCTAGAAATGCATGCCATCACAGAACAGAGCTCAGGGCCTCCAAAGAACTAGATCAGTGGTGGGTAACCCGCAACCAttaagatgttgctggattacaactcgcCCCCAATCATTAGCTGTGCTAGCTGAGgcagatgggaattttagtccagaaGCATCTGGAAGTCCAAGAGTTTTCCCCATTATAGAAGTGGGCAATCCTGCAGGTCCTTACTGAGATTTTTCATTAAAATGCTAGATGAATACTGTGGCATAATGGGGGAATGCTCGGCCTCTTAAACTCTTCAAGGTTTAAAAGTTGAGCGTTCTCTCATTTTACCAAAGTACTCATCTaggcttttaaagaaaacatgttAAAATAAGGctggaactaaaaaaaaaaccacccatacAATAAGCAGTAACAGTGCATTCCTACCCAGGAGTAAATCCCATCAagc
Encoded here:
- the TCTE1 gene encoding dynein regulatory complex subunit 5, with the protein product MQEPVAADPKAVPPPSRTKNPAANPRRMRRIIAEDPEWSLAIVPQLTELCIQHIINNFESNPILNSLLPEHQRKVLDKVSTSLPLTVTANLISDEIYWKRCCIARWAVCDVSRYGNSWKRMFFERHLENILKFYIPDTTNPNQVLDVIPLCKEYVKKLDIDQFLPPVKIDQKKEDEEASDTESDSGMDEPSMDHFDMSILTPALCHLEELHLSYGVKDCGMNFEWNLFEFTYRDCCSLANAVKKCPTLKVFKLSRSKVDDEKSRVLIHELLDHPSLTELNLSHNLIADRGARAVGKLINRSKIVTLNLCDNRIRAPGAQAIAHALSKNSILTSLNMRLNCIEDEGGQAICHALLANGTLTNLHLGGNELSEPTATLFSQVLAQNTALTHINLSCNHIGLDGGKQLLEGMTDNKTVIEFDLRLAEVGQESEYLINQAIKTNQELARLKSLQHPTSAPVPHTVEEKHPEQG